From Novosphingobium sp. 9, the proteins below share one genomic window:
- a CDS encoding tyrosine-type recombinase/integrase yields MAKEWHKRGVLIAHGWLFPGQNVTDAISTRQRHRAVQEAAEVAGIRKRVSPHTLRHSFATHLLEQDVDIHVFQVLLGHRKLKSTALYTKVSTRTIHAVSSPLDQLMALMEGKAPTRPDDAG; encoded by the coding sequence GTGGCGAAGGAATGGCACAAGCGCGGGGTGCTGATTGCGCATGGCTGGCTGTTCCCCGGCCAGAACGTCACTGACGCCATCTCGACCCGGCAACGGCACCGCGCGGTCCAAGAGGCGGCCGAGGTGGCGGGCATCCGCAAGCGCGTCAGCCCGCACACCCTGCGCCATTCCTTCGCCACGCACCTGCTCGAGCAGGATGTCGATATCCACGTGTTCCAAGTCCTGCTGGGCCACAGAAAGCTGAAGAGCACCGCGCTCTACACCAAGGTGTCGACCCGCACGATCCACGCCGTCTCGAGCCCGCTCGACCAGCTGATGGCGTTGATGGAGGGCAAGGCGCCCACAAGACCAGACGACGCCGGATGA
- a CDS encoding excisionase family DNA-binding protein codes for MTLPAHSEPFGGHMPSADDRQIANQLRRMLAAQKSGEATLRLQEPESKRRVEITLTPAMSDLFLELLRHIGSGSAVTLVPIQEMLTTQQAADLLNVSRPYLIKLLEQEAMPHTLIGRHRRIRADDVFRYKAQRDDERSRALDELISGDADLA; via the coding sequence ATGACGTTGCCTGCGCATTCAGAGCCGTTCGGCGGCCATATGCCGTCGGCTGATGATCGTCAGATCGCTAACCAGCTTCGTCGCATGCTTGCTGCCCAAAAGTCGGGAGAAGCAACCTTGCGTCTCCAAGAGCCGGAATCAAAGAGGCGTGTCGAAATCACTCTCACTCCTGCCATGTCTGACCTGTTTCTGGAATTGCTGCGCCATATCGGCAGCGGCAGCGCGGTAACACTTGTACCGATCCAGGAAATGCTGACGACGCAGCAAGCCGCCGACCTCCTCAATGTGTCACGTCCATACCTGATCAAGCTGCTTGAGCAGGAGGCCATGCCCCACACTCTAATAGGACGACATCGCCGTATTCGGGCCGATGACGTGTTCCGCTATAAGGCGCAGCGCGATGATGAACGTTCGCGGGCCCTCGACGAACTCATCAGCGGCGATGCGGACTTAGCCTGA